Proteins from a single region of Drosophila gunungcola strain Sukarami unplaced genomic scaffold, Dgunungcola_SK_2 000073F, whole genome shotgun sequence:
- the LOC128264545 gene encoding uncharacterized protein LOC128264545: MDTSDTSVIFVDDITEKLVHDVDAAADLDMNIQRSFYPAITSTQEIPEDLQNLELDENPIGMSSQEYLDSQLRRNVEEESFAWMLTAFGQPIEVETIPDFPDDDSVFDGVEDADPNPYLDLLNDSWNQELCKQ, from the coding sequence ATGGACACATCAGATACTTCCGTGATCTTCGTTGATGACATCACTGAGAAGTTAGTTCACGATGTTGATGCAGCTGCCGATCTTGATATGAATATTCAGCGCTCATTTTATCCAGCTATTACATCAACCCAAGAAATTCCTGAGGACCTGCAAAACTTAGAATTGGATGAAAATCCTATCGGTATGAGCTCCCAGGAGTATTTGGACTCCCAATTACGACGGAATGTGGAAGAAGAATCGTTCGCCTGGATGCTTACAGCCTTTGGACAACCAATAGAGGTGGAAACCATACCGGACTTCCCTGACGATGACAGCGTATTTGATGGAGTGGAAGATGCTGACCCAAATCCTTATTTAGATTTACTTAATGATAGTTGGAATCAAGAACtttgtaaacaataa